The following are from one region of the Hyla sarda isolate aHylSar1 chromosome 6, aHylSar1.hap1, whole genome shotgun sequence genome:
- the PABPN1L gene encoding embryonic polyadenylate-binding protein 2, with protein MSGKDSEVEPGCGEINHHEDCDYDDPELKAIRMRVREMEEETERLKGLTEEEKSAEDPKAGPPRPLSAEEKREADKRSVYVGNVDYGGTAQDLESHFSSCGSINRITILCDKYSGHPKGYAYIEFAEKCSVEAAIAKDETVFRGRTIKVLPKRTNMPGISTTDRGGFRGRPRGQRGNFQRGQRSRSRPHRGRGRTGQWNNLY; from the exons ATGTCTGGGAAGGATTCAGAAGTGGAGCCAGGGTGTGGTGAAATCAACCACCATGAAGACTGCGACTATGATGATCCT GAATTGAAAGCTATAAGGATGCGGGTACGAGAAATGGAAGAGGAGACGGAGCGCCTAAAGGGACTGACTGAGGAGGAGAAGTCAGCTGAGGATCCTAAAGCCG GTCCTCCTCGTCCTCTGAGTGCAGAAGAGAAGAGAGAAGCTGACAAACGTTCTGTGTATGTAGGAAAT gTCGATTACGGAGGCACAGCCCAGGATTTAGAATCTCATTTCAGCAGTTGTGGATCTATAAACCGGATTACAATTTTGTGCGACAAATATTCTGGCCATCCCAAAGG ATATGCATACATAGAATTTGCAGAAAAGTGCTCAGTGGAGGCTGCCATAGCAAAGGATGAAACTGTATTTCGAGGACGAACTATTAAG GTTCTACCAAAGAGGACAAACATGCCTGGAATTAGCACTACAGATAGGGGAGGGTTCCGTGGAAGACCCCGAGGGCAGAGGGGAAACTTTCAGAGGGGTCAGAGGTCCAGAAGTCGTCCACACAG AGGTCGTGGAAGAACAGGCCAGTGGAATAATCTATACTGA